A genomic stretch from Eubacterium sulci ATCC 35585 includes:
- a CDS encoding TrpR-like protein YerC/YecD, which translates to MAYESKYRREDIDELFDGILTLRDREDCYRFFEDICTINEIHSIAQRLQVAKLLSEKKTYNEIEKVTKASTATISRINKCIVYGADGYRRVLDRLNNEKK; encoded by the coding sequence ATGGCTTACGAATCAAAGTACAGAAGAGAAGATATTGACGAACTATTCGATGGGATTTTGACATTGCGCGATAGAGAGGATTGCTATAGATTCTTTGAGGATATATGTACTATCAACGAGATACACTCAATCGCTCAGAGATTGCAGGTAGCTAAGCTCCTTTCGGAGAAGAAAACATACAACGAAATAGAGAAGGTGACTAAGGCTTCGACAGCGACTATAAGCAGAATTAACAAGTGCATTGTTTATGGTGCGGACGGATATCGCAGGGTTTTGGATCGCCTTAACAATGAGAAAAAATAG